A single region of the Malus sylvestris chromosome 8, drMalSylv7.2, whole genome shotgun sequence genome encodes:
- the LOC126632281 gene encoding septin and tuftelin-interacting protein 1 homolog 1-like, which translates to MDDYQEMERFGMEKDYEDGQWIGGEFYYRKRKDKRVQTKDDVLYGIFTADSDDDDDNDSPRKRRKDRKVDLTKRVSFISTGIVMPNQEVDDNSRQQNDDNRPGLGATIGLGFGAATGSGLGFKIPNLDPLGGEEDDDDEQSFLPTAFGKKIKEGAERRHKERERLKLLKQTSSQSQGRGGSEEGQFAGLGAKGGGDGGLGAFEKHTKGIGMKMLKNMGYKGGGLGKNEQGILAPIEAKLRPKNMGMGFNDYKETEVKRPSLQELEAEKPSKPLPDATSAKKKPSWKKRAAANKTDKDQYVSAKELLAQKQEEGTDVLVHKVVDMRGPQVRVLTNLENLNAEEKAREEDVPMPELQHNVRLILDLAELDIQKIDRDLRIERDTAISLNQEKERLETEVARQKQHLDSLEDIRTVLDRLGEENSMGTLTLDSLTKGFGDLQKRYADDYKLCNLSCIACSFALPLFIRMFQGWNPLRNPSHGLDLVSSWKALLHGEGEREQYLDIWDNSMSPYTQLLSEVVVPAIRIAGVNTWQPKDPEPMLRFLESWEKLLPPSVLHSILDMVIFPKLKDAVDLWEPHRDTVPIHVWVHPWLPFLGHKLEDLYHTIRFKLSNVLGAWHPSDGSAYTILSPWKKVFDAASWEQLMYRFIVPKLQLVLQEFQVNPADQTLDQYNWVMSWASAIPIHLMVDMMEKFFFTKWLQVLYHWLCSNPNFEEVLNWYKGWKELIPEELHANESIRYQLNCGLDMMNRAVEGMEVVQPGLKENISYFRVLEQRQFEAHQKAAAAAQANLGGTAQMDGIGHEMNLKDVIEAHAQQHGLLFRPKPGRMHNGHQMYGFGNVSILVDSLNQKVYAQTEETWSLVSLERLLDMHKNSLKRRR; encoded by the coding sequence ATGGACGATTATCAGGAGATGGAGAGGTTTGGAATGGAGAAGGATTACGAGGACGGCCAGTGGATCGGCGGGGAGTTCTATTACCGCAAGCGCAAGGACAAGCGCGTCCAAACCAAAGACGACGTCCTCTACGGCATATTCACTGCCGAttccgacgacgacgatgacAACGACAGCCCCAGAAAACGCAGGAAAGACCGAAAGGTCGACCTCACCAAGCGCGTCAGTTTCATCTCCACCGGAATCGTCATGCCCAACCAGGAGGTCGACGACAATTCAAGGCAGCAAAACGATGATAACCGGCCTGGCCTCGGCGCCACCATTGGCCTCGGCTTTGGTGCCGCTACCGGTTCCGGTTTAGGTTTTAAAATTCCGAATTTGGATCCGTTGGGGGGCGAGGAGGATGACGACGACGAGCAGAGTTTTTTGCCGACAGCGTTTGGGAAGAAGATAAAGGAGGGAGCGGAGAGGAGACACAAGGAGAGGGAAAGGCTGAAATTGCTCAAGCAGACTAGTAGTCAGTCTCAGGGTCGAGGAGGTTCTGAAGAAGGCCAATTTGCAGGATTAGGAGCAAAGGGCGGCGGGGATGGGGGTTTGGGGGCCTTCGAGAAACACACCAAGGGCATTGGAATGAAGATGCTTAAGAACATGGGCTACAAAGGAGGCGGACTTGGGAAGAACGAGCAAGGCATTCTCGCTCCTATTGAAGCCAAGTTGAGGCCAAAGAATATGGGCATGGGTTTCAATGATTACAAGGAGACGGAAGTCAAGCGGCCTAGCTTGCAAGAATTGGAAGCTGAAAAGCCGAGCAAGCCTTTGCCGGATGCGACCTCCGCCAAAAAGAAGCCTTCCTGGAAGAAGAGGGCCGCTGCCAACAAGACTGACAAGGACCAGTATGTCTCTGCCAAGGAGTTGTTAGCCCAGAAGCAGGAAGAGGGCACCGATGTCCTTGTGCACAAGGTGGTTGATATGCGAGGACCTCAGGTTCGAGTCTTGACCAATCTGGAGAATTTGAATGCCGAAGAGAAAGCCAGGGAAGAGGATGTTCCCATGCCCGAGCTACAGCACAACGTCAGGTTGATTCTGGACTTAGCTGAGCTTGATATCCAGAAGATTGACAGGGACCTGAGGATTGAGCGGGACACGGCCATCAGCTTGAACCAGGAGAAAGAGAGGTTGGAGACGGAGGTGGCCAGGCAGAAGCAACACCTGGATAGCTTGGAGGATATTAGGACCGTCTTGGATCGACTGGGAGAAGAGAATAGCATGGGAACATTGACGCTGGACTCCCTGACAAAGGGCTTTGGTGACCTGCAGAAGAGATACGCTGATGACTATAAGTTATGTAACCTGTCTTGCATTGCCTGCTCCTTTGCTCTGCCTCTGTTTATTAGGATGTTTCAGGGCTGGAATCCTCTTAGGAACCCCTCGCATGGGTTGGATTTAGTATCTTCTTGGAAGGCTTTGCTTCATGGAGAGGGGGAAAGAGAGCAGTACTTGGATATTTGGGATAACTCAATGTCCCCTTACACCCAATTGCTTTCCGAGGTTGTAGTACCTGCCATTAGGATTGCTGGCGTGAATACATGGCAGCCCAAGGACCCTGAACCCATGCTTCGCTTTCTGGAGTCCTGGGAGAAATTGCTGCCTCCTTCTGTCCTTCATTCCATATTGGATATGGTAATCTTTCCTAAATTGAAGGACGCAGTTGACTTGTGGGAACCTCACCGGGACACTGTTCCCATCCATGTGTGGGTGCATCCGTGGCTACCATTCTTGGGACACAAGTTGGAAGACTTGTATCACACAATACGATTCAAGTTGAGTAATGTTCTGGGTGCTTGGCACCCAAGTGATGGATCTGCCTATACTATACTCTCACCGTGGAAGAAGGTGTTTGATGCTGCGAGTTGGGAACAGCTTATGTATAGATTTATAGTACCCAAGTTGCAGCTTGTCTTACAAGAATTCCAAGTGAACCCTGCAGATCAGACGCTTGATCAATATAATTGGGTGATGAGTTGGGCTTCTGCTATTCCAATTCATCTAATGGTAGATAtgatggagaaatttttcttcACCAAGTGGCTACAGGTTTTGTATCACTGGTTATGTTCAAACCCGAACTTTGAAGAGGTTTTAAATTGGTATAAAGGTTGGAAGGAACTCATTCCAGAGGAGCTTCATGCTAATGAAAGTATCCGGTATCAGCTTAATTGTGGTCTTGACATGATGAATCGGGCTGTTGAGGGTATGGAGGTGGTCCAACCTGGTTTGAAGGAGAATATTAGCTACTTTAGGGTGCTTGAGCAAAGGCAATTTGAGGCACATCagaaagcagcagcagcagcacagGCAAACTTGGGTGGTACTGCTCAAATGGATGGCATTGGTCATGAGATGAATTTGAAAGATGTTATTGAGGCCCATGCGCAGCAGCATGGCCTGCTATTTAGGCCTAAGCCTGGGAGGATGCATAATGGTCATCAGATGTATGGCTTTGGTAATGTAAGCATACTAGTTGACTCTCTAAATCAAAAGGTATATGCCCAAACAGAGGAAACTTGGTCCCTTGTATCCCTTGAAAGGTTGCTGGACATGCACAAAAATTCACTTAAAAGGAGACGCTGA